A single Tenacibaculum sp. 190524A02b DNA region contains:
- a CDS encoding beta-N-acetylhexosaminidase — MLKKIINSLLLVSFVLFGLKFYGQHTSSNLYNLMPWPKEFKADSNEVRIDENFTISLNKKEPRVYNVATKFIRRLVNRTGVFVEKGFPLINSSNATVKVTFDNVGDLSLVMDESYKLKVGKKQVEVIAKTDLGVIRGLETLLQLVDSNVDSFYFKGAFIKDEPRFGWRGLMIDVARHYQPLSVIKRNLDAMASVKMNVFHWHLSDDQGFRVESKKYPKLHQVASDNQYYTHNEIKEVVSYAHDLGIRVVPEIDVPGHATAILTAYPEFGSKDNYDYKIERFAGVFHPTLNPINDEVYTFLDNLFAELTPLFPDSYFHIGGDENEGKHWDENHEIQKFKKKEGLTSNHDLQTYFNVRLEKILKKYGKKLMGWDEIMTDHMPKTAVIHSWRGKHEGIEKGTMYEAVKKGYNAVLSKGYYIDRMKSVDHHYLSDPAGEEKLTKEENDRMLGGEVTMWSELVTPLTIDSRIWPRTAAIAERFWSEKEVRDLKSMRRRLRYVNAQLEELGITHIRNKNVILRNIARHNDIGSLNILTDIFEPLKMYERNKGGTEYKSYSPFTLFADACSADAIDAYGFNELVGEYLVKPNEGVKKQLIVYFEKWKQGYVDFLKLPSNPNLKELNKHYEGLSKLSRICLDILDGAKMTSKKEKEIKSLIAYLKQPMVDTELVILSSLENLVKMHTKKKNKA; from the coding sequence ATGTTAAAAAAAATAATAAACAGTTTGCTGTTAGTAAGCTTTGTGCTTTTTGGATTAAAATTTTATGGGCAACATACTTCATCTAACTTATATAATTTGATGCCATGGCCTAAAGAGTTTAAGGCTGATAGTAATGAGGTTAGAATAGATGAAAATTTCACAATTTCTTTAAATAAAAAAGAGCCCAGAGTTTATAATGTAGCAACTAAGTTTATTAGAAGGCTGGTAAATAGAACAGGGGTTTTTGTAGAGAAAGGTTTTCCTTTAATAAATAGCTCTAATGCTACTGTTAAGGTAACTTTTGATAATGTTGGAGATTTAAGTTTGGTAATGGATGAATCTTACAAATTAAAAGTGGGGAAAAAACAAGTTGAGGTAATTGCAAAAACTGACTTAGGAGTGATACGTGGATTAGAAACATTATTACAATTAGTGGATAGTAATGTTGATAGTTTTTATTTTAAAGGAGCGTTTATTAAGGATGAACCACGTTTCGGATGGAGAGGATTAATGATTGATGTAGCAAGACATTACCAACCATTAAGTGTGATTAAAAGAAACTTAGATGCTATGGCTTCGGTAAAGATGAATGTGTTTCATTGGCATCTTTCAGATGATCAAGGGTTTAGAGTAGAGTCTAAAAAGTACCCTAAATTACATCAAGTGGCATCGGATAATCAATATTATACTCATAATGAAATAAAAGAAGTTGTAAGTTATGCACATGACTTAGGAATAAGAGTAGTGCCAGAAATAGATGTTCCTGGTCATGCAACAGCTATTCTCACAGCATATCCTGAGTTTGGTAGTAAAGATAATTATGATTATAAAATAGAAAGATTTGCAGGAGTTTTTCATCCTACACTGAATCCCATTAATGATGAAGTATATACTTTTTTAGATAATTTATTTGCAGAATTAACACCATTGTTCCCTGATAGTTATTTCCATATAGGAGGTGATGAAAATGAAGGGAAACATTGGGATGAAAATCATGAGATACAAAAGTTTAAGAAGAAAGAAGGGTTAACTAGTAATCATGATTTGCAAACATATTTTAATGTTAGGTTAGAAAAGATTTTAAAAAAATACGGAAAAAAATTAATGGGGTGGGATGAAATAATGACGGATCATATGCCTAAAACAGCAGTTATTCATTCTTGGAGAGGGAAACATGAAGGAATTGAAAAAGGGACTATGTATGAGGCTGTTAAAAAAGGTTATAATGCAGTATTATCCAAAGGGTACTATATTGATAGAATGAAGTCAGTAGACCATCATTACCTTTCTGATCCAGCTGGTGAGGAAAAGCTTACAAAAGAAGAGAATGATAGAATGTTAGGAGGTGAAGTAACAATGTGGAGTGAACTAGTTACTCCCTTAACTATAGACTCTCGTATTTGGCCAAGAACAGCTGCTATAGCAGAAAGATTTTGGTCAGAAAAAGAAGTTAGAGATTTAAAAAGTATGAGAAGACGTTTGAGGTATGTTAATGCTCAACTAGAAGAACTTGGAATAACTCATATAAGAAACAAAAATGTTATTCTAAGAAATATCGCTAGGCATAATGATATTGGTTCTTTAAATATTTTAACAGATATTTTTGAACCTTTAAAAATGTATGAACGAAATAAAGGAGGTACTGAATACAAATCTTATTCACCTTTTACGCTTTTTGCGGATGCATGTTCTGCTGATGCAATTGATGCCTATGGATTTAATGAATTAGTAGGAGAGTATTTGGTTAAACCTAATGAGGGTGTTAAGAAGCAATTGATTGTTTATTTTGAAAAATGGAAACAAGGGTATGTTGACTTTTTAAAGCTACCATCAAACCCTAATCTAAAAGAATTGAACAAGCATTACGAAGGATTATCTAAGTTATCTAGAATTTGCCTAGATATTTTAGATGGGGCTAAAATGACAAGTAAAAAGGAGAAGGAAATAAAAAGTTTGATAGCGTATTTGAAACAACCAATGGTGGATACAGAGTTAGTTATTTTATCCTCTTTGGAGAATTTGGTAAAAATGCATACCAAGAAAAAAAATAAAGCATAA